The Saccharomonospora cyanea NA-134 genome includes a region encoding these proteins:
- a CDS encoding GNAT family N-acetyltransferase codes for MSRRVVGVTLDNLEQLPRKCRRCVYWEVAPHLKEQAEQFGETEVEKEAWVSSVLLEWGSCGRIIYSGELPVGFVLYAPPNAVPRSGAFPTSPPGADAVLLTAFHVLPEFRGSGLGRALVQAVVADLTRRGVRAVEAFGDAAPENAGDEHVCVVPAAFLRSVGFKTVRPHHRWPRLRLELRAGISWKADVEAALEKLLGQVSVTTAEPSPVRT; via the coding sequence TCGTCGGCGTCACGCTGGACAACCTGGAGCAACTCCCGCGCAAGTGCAGACGCTGCGTGTACTGGGAGGTGGCTCCGCACCTGAAGGAGCAGGCCGAGCAGTTCGGCGAGACCGAGGTGGAGAAGGAAGCCTGGGTGTCGTCGGTGCTGCTCGAGTGGGGCTCGTGCGGGCGGATCATCTACAGCGGCGAGCTCCCGGTGGGGTTCGTGCTGTACGCACCGCCGAACGCCGTGCCCAGGTCAGGTGCCTTCCCCACCTCTCCACCGGGTGCGGACGCCGTACTGCTGACGGCGTTCCACGTCCTGCCCGAGTTCCGTGGCAGCGGGCTGGGGCGGGCCCTGGTCCAGGCCGTCGTCGCAGACCTGACGCGCCGTGGCGTGCGGGCCGTCGAGGCGTTCGGGGACGCGGCTCCGGAGAACGCGGGCGACGAGCACGTCTGCGTCGTTCCCGCCGCGTTCCTGCGGAGTGTGGGGTTCAAGACCGTGCGCCCTCACCACCGCTGGCCGAGGCTGAGGTTGGAACTGCGAGCGGGCATCTCCTGGAAGGCCGACGTCGAGGCCGCTCTGGAGAAGTTGCTCGGGCAGGTCAGTGTGACGACCGCTGAGCCGAGCCCCGTCCGGACATAG